From a region of the Ruminococcaceae bacterium KH2T8 genome:
- a CDS encoding cysteine synthase A: MGINRSIAELVGKTPLLELSGLEKKEGLEAKVVVKLEYYNPNQSVKDRIALAMIEEAEKSGKLKPGFTVVETTSGNTGIGLAAIAAAKGYKFRVYIQDQVSEERFKVIHAFGGETIKLSEDPTIAKVLGETGGDFVAAIKALKEQVLDKEENIFFVDQCSNPANPGIHEKTTGPEIWNDTDGNVDILVANVGTGGTVSGTGKYLKSKNPDLKVVAIQPGPDSLPSEANPAPEEITGVHPFDGIPAERIPSTMNLNIYDEKFEVETIDAYKAARAAAKSDGILVGTSSGAAIHAAVQLAKRPENKGKTIVAVLPDTGLRYLSTNLFNEDFN, from the coding sequence ATGGGTATCAACAGATCAATAGCGGAATTAGTAGGAAAGACACCTCTTCTCGAACTTTCTGGTCTTGAGAAGAAGGAAGGACTTGAGGCAAAGGTAGTAGTAAAGCTCGAATACTATAACCCCAATCAGAGCGTAAAGGATCGTATCGCACTTGCGATGATCGAGGAGGCAGAAAAGAGCGGTAAGCTCAAGCCAGGGTTTACGGTAGTAGAGACAACGAGCGGTAACACGGGTATCGGCCTTGCAGCTATCGCAGCAGCAAAGGGTTATAAGTTCAGAGTATATATCCAGGATCAGGTAAGTGAAGAGAGATTCAAGGTCATTCACGCTTTCGGCGGTGAGACGATAAAGCTCTCCGAGGATCCTACGATCGCCAAGGTGCTTGGTGAGACAGGCGGAGACTTCGTAGCTGCCATCAAGGCATTGAAGGAGCAGGTGCTCGATAAGGAAGAGAATATCTTCTTCGTAGATCAGTGCTCCAACCCTGCAAACCCCGGTATTCACGAGAAGACAACAGGTCCCGAGATCTGGAATGATACCGACGGTAATGTTGATATCCTTGTAGCAAACGTAGGTACAGGCGGAACCGTATCCGGTACCGGTAAGTACTTAAAGAGCAAGAACCCCGATCTCAAGGTTGTTGCTATCCAACCCGGCCCTGACTCTCTTCCCAGCGAGGCTAACCCCGCACCGGAGGAGATCACGGGAGTTCATCCTTTCGACGGGATACCTGCCGAGCGTATCCCGTCTACGATGAACCTCAACATATATGACGAGAAGTTCGAAGTAGAAACGATCGATGCTTATAAGGCAGCAAGAGCCGCAGCTAAGTCTGACGGTATCCTCGTAGGTACATCTTCAGGTGCTGCCATCCATGCGGCAGTTCAGCTTGCTAAGCGTCCCGAGAACAAGGGCAAGACGATCGTAGCAGTTCTTCCAGATACAGGTCTTCGTTACCTGTCTACAAATCTCTTTAATGAGGATTTCAACTGA
- a CDS encoding transcriptional regulator, BadM/Rrf2 family, with protein MIVTTKGKNALKFMVDLSMYQGDKYVRLKDVAQREDISEKYLEHIVSNLQRAQKVISARGVNGGYRLAKKPQEYTVGEILKCIENDLSSSNCIGGTSNDCERKAQCVCYPLWIKLDTAINGVLEHTTLQDLIDWNGQI; from the coding sequence ATGATCGTAACAACCAAAGGAAAGAATGCACTTAAGTTCATGGTGGATCTCTCCATGTACCAGGGCGATAAGTATGTAAGATTAAAGGATGTCGCTCAGCGTGAGGATATATCCGAGAAATACCTTGAGCACATCGTATCTAATCTTCAAAGAGCTCAGAAGGTCATAAGCGCCAGAGGTGTAAACGGCGGCTATCGTCTTGCCAAGAAACCGCAGGAATATACGGTAGGCGAGATACTTAAGTGCATCGAGAATGATCTGTCATCTTCTAACTGTATAGGCGGAACCTCGAATGACTGTGAGAGGAAAGCACAATGTGTCTGTTATCCTTTGTGGATCAAGCTCGATACTGCTATAAACGGAGTGCTCGAGCATACGACGCTTCAGGACCTGATCGACTGGAACGGACAGATATGA
- a CDS encoding nitrogenase molybdenum-iron protein alpha chain, which produces MPINLNNSNVATRENRIGSITGYVGTLKDLATQSECGTLKGCSRCFSQSSTCLSSCALGQLCGIRDVALIHHGPAGCSVAASNAYYMSKVMSKKRGVTSDTVYVGTDMNENDTIFGSTESLRKVILEVYNRYHPKAIFVSSSCATGIIGEDIDSIVDEVKPEIDVPIVAVHCEGFKSRIWATGFDISDHAVLQSIVQPPREGVKTNKINFKNFFESARPEIIEIFKRFDLEPVFLYCNSTVEELSHLSESIATTCICGTLGNYLGNALEEKYGVPYVRSINQCGIEGFEAWLREIGKVTGRSEKIEEYIAEQRAIYMPQIEEVKKELQGLTAVLGMGPGYTFEVSRVLTELGIKVVWALAWHYDKKYENGDVPPSMMYLLDNDIDFEASVADQQNYEVMNILHKYQPDMYLSRHPGSTVWAIKNGTPAIYVADEYMIFGYKHTLEFAKTIVDAIKNRSFEENLAKRSKLPYTDWWYQQNVDKFLEEVK; this is translated from the coding sequence ATGCCTATAAATCTTAATAATTCAAATGTAGCCACAAGAGAGAACAGGATCGGTTCCATCACAGGTTATGTAGGAACTCTTAAGGATCTTGCGACTCAGAGTGAGTGTGGTACTCTCAAGGGCTGCTCTAGATGTTTCTCACAGTCAAGTACATGTCTTTCTTCATGTGCTTTAGGCCAGCTTTGCGGTATACGCGATGTCGCACTTATACATCACGGACCTGCAGGATGTTCCGTAGCGGCTTCCAATGCTTATTACATGTCAAAGGTAATGAGTAAGAAGAGAGGTGTTACAAGTGACACCGTATATGTCGGAACAGACATGAACGAGAACGACACTATCTTCGGTTCCACCGAATCACTTCGCAAGGTCATCCTTGAAGTGTATAACAGATATCATCCCAAGGCGATCTTCGTATCCAGCTCATGTGCCACCGGTATCATCGGTGAGGATATTGACAGTATCGTTGATGAAGTAAAGCCCGAGATCGATGTACCCATCGTTGCAGTACATTGCGAAGGCTTTAAGTCCAGGATCTGGGCTACGGGATTCGATATCTCTGACCACGCAGTTCTTCAGAGCATCGTTCAGCCCCCGAGGGAAGGTGTTAAGACCAACAAGATCAACTTCAAGAACTTCTTCGAGAGCGCTCGTCCCGAGATCATCGAGATCTTCAAGAGATTCGATCTTGAGCCCGTATTCTTATACTGTAACTCTACAGTAGAGGAGCTTTCCCATCTTTCCGAGAGCATCGCTACAACATGTATCTGCGGTACACTCGGTAACTACCTCGGAAATGCTCTTGAAGAGAAGTACGGCGTACCTTATGTAAGAAGCATTAACCAGTGCGGTATCGAAGGATTCGAAGCATGGCTTCGTGAGATCGGTAAGGTAACGGGAAGATCCGAGAAGATCGAAGAATATATTGCCGAGCAGCGTGCTATCTATATGCCTCAGATCGAGGAAGTCAAGAAAGAGCTTCAGGGCCTTACTGCAGTACTCGGAATGGGTCCCGGTTATACCTTCGAAGTATCCCGTGTTCTTACCGAGCTTGGTATCAAGGTAGTATGGGCACTTGCATGGCACTACGACAAGAAGTACGAGAACGGAGACGTACCGCCTTCCATGATGTATCTTCTCGATAACGATATCGACTTCGAGGCATCTGTTGCAGATCAGCAGAACTACGAAGTAATGAATATCCTTCATAAGTATCAGCCTGATATGTACCTCTCACGTCACCCCGGTTCTACCGTATGGGCGATCAAGAACGGTACTCCCGCTATCTATGTAGCAGATGAGTACATGATCTTCGGTTATAAGCATACTCTCGAGTTTGCAAAGACTATCGTAGATGCAATAAAGAACAGGAGCTTTGAGGAGAATCTTGCCAAGAGGAGCAAGCTTCCTTACACAGACTGGTGGTATCAGCAGAATGTAGATAAGTTCCTTGAAGAGGTGAAGTAA
- a CDS encoding transcriptional regulator, BadM/Rrf2 family has product MISTKGRYAIRVMIDLAEHDTGNYIPLKDIAERQEISKKYLEIIVKEMVQGGLVVGASGKGGGYKLVKKPEKYKIGEILELMEGPLNSVACLADKGFKCDRKKSCQTLPMWVEFDKMVHDFFYHKTLKDLIG; this is encoded by the coding sequence ATGATCTCTACTAAAGGAAGATATGCAATTCGAGTAATGATAGATCTTGCCGAGCACGATACCGGCAATTATATTCCGCTCAAGGATATCGCCGAGAGGCAGGAGATCTCCAAGAAGTACTTAGAGATAATCGTTAAGGAGATGGTCCAGGGTGGTCTCGTTGTCGGTGCCAGCGGAAAGGGCGGCGGCTATAAGCTCGTAAAGAAGCCCGAGAAGTATAAGATCGGCGAGATCTTGGAGCTCATGGAAGGACCTCTTAACTCTGTTGCCTGTCTTGCCGATAAGGGATTTAAGTGCGACAGAAAGAAGTCATGTCAGACTCTTCCCATGTGGGTTGAATTCGATAAGATGGTCCACGACTTCTTCTACCACAAGACACTGAAAGATCTTATCGGATGA
- a CDS encoding Mo-nitrogenase iron protein subunit NifH has product MSEIRQIAIYGKGGIGKSTTTQNLTAGLVEHGKKVMVVGCDPKADSTRLLLGGLAQKTVLDTIRDEGEDIELDRIMKEGFGGTRCVESGGPEPGVGCAGRGIITSINMLENLGAYTDDLDYVFYDVLGDVVCGGFAMPIREGKAKEIYIVASGEMMALYAANNISKGIQRYARTGGVRLGGIICNSRNVDRELDLLRAFSKELGTKLLYFVPRDNIVQHAEINKKTVIEYKPDSNQAQEYRNLAQAVIENEDFVIPTPMTQERLEEILMEYGMMELADDYKI; this is encoded by the coding sequence ATGAGCGAGATCAGACAGATTGCTATTTACGGTAAAGGAGGTATCGGTAAGTCGACAACAACACAGAACCTTACGGCAGGTCTTGTGGAGCACGGTAAGAAAGTAATGGTAGTAGGTTGTGACCCCAAGGCGGATTCAACAAGACTCCTCCTCGGCGGCCTTGCACAGAAGACGGTACTCGATACGATCCGTGACGAGGGTGAGGACATCGAACTCGACAGGATCATGAAGGAAGGTTTCGGAGGCACAAGATGCGTTGAGTCCGGCGGACCCGAGCCCGGCGTAGGTTGTGCAGGACGAGGCATCATCACTTCGATCAACATGCTCGAGAACCTCGGTGCATATACAGATGACCTTGACTATGTTTTCTACGATGTATTGGGTGACGTTGTGTGCGGTGGTTTCGCGATGCCTATCCGTGAAGGTAAGGCTAAGGAGATCTACATCGTAGCAAGCGGTGAGATGATGGCTCTCTATGCTGCGAACAACATCTCCAAGGGTATCCAGAGATATGCAAGAACAGGCGGCGTAAGACTCGGAGGTATCATCTGTAACTCCAGAAACGTAGACCGCGAGCTCGACCTTCTCCGTGCATTCTCCAAGGAGCTCGGAACAAAGCTTCTCTACTTCGTTCCCAGAGACAATATCGTTCAGCACGCAGAGATCAATAAGAAGACGGTTATCGAGTACAAGCCCGATTCAAATCAGGCACAGGAATACAGAAATCTCGCTCAGGCAGTCATCGAGAATGAGGACTTTGTAATCCCCACACCGATGACACAGGAGAGACTTGAAGAGATCCTCATGGAATACGGCATGATGGAACTCGCAGACGACTACAAGATCTAA
- a CDS encoding nitrogenase molybdenum-iron protein beta chain, translating into MAKLLDKQRYKCALGAMQTVQAIDRALPILHSGPGCAQKLSENTGSSGYFSPNIFPCTSINEKDVVFGGVKKLDSTIENALKVIDADLYIVLTGCIPEIVGDDSGEVVSRYEDAEKPVLYAPTAGFKGNNFKGHEQVVDAIVDQYLKKSDEKIEGLVNIWADVPYQDLFWLGNIRELEKLVSELGLIPNTIFGYKRGIENINKIPKAQFNLLVSPWVGLGNMKKMERKLGIPYLHYPTLPIGATETSKFLRAVGEFAGVDSEKVEAVIKEHEDYYYYLIGRYADLFLENRVINKQFTVVADAQYSLGITKFLVNDLGLVPAKQFITDDTPKNYRDKITEEFKKLNFGIEADVSFETDGYKIHEEIKTHDYHGYPLVLGGYYEKEVTEDLKGNFLNVSWPHQDKVVFDDFYVGYTGGIRLIEDIYTVAVQRFN; encoded by the coding sequence ATGGCAAAATTATTGGACAAACAAAGATATAAGTGTGCACTCGGTGCCATGCAGACAGTACAGGCGATCGATCGTGCATTGCCTATCCTTCACTCAGGCCCCGGCTGCGCTCAGAAACTCTCGGAGAATACGGGAAGTTCGGGATACTTTTCTCCCAACATCTTCCCCTGTACGAGCATCAATGAGAAGGACGTTGTATTCGGCGGCGTAAAGAAGCTTGATTCTACTATCGAGAATGCTCTTAAGGTAATAGATGCAGATCTTTATATCGTACTTACGGGTTGTATCCCCGAGATCGTAGGTGACGATTCCGGTGAAGTCGTATCCAGATATGAGGATGCCGAGAAGCCTGTTCTCTATGCTCCTACTGCAGGATTCAAGGGTAATAACTTCAAGGGTCACGAGCAGGTAGTTGATGCTATCGTCGATCAGTACCTCAAGAAGAGCGATGAGAAGATCGAAGGTCTTGTAAATATCTGGGCAGACGTTCCTTATCAGGACCTTTTCTGGCTCGGTAATATCAGAGAGTTAGAGAAGCTCGTCTCCGAGCTTGGTCTTATCCCCAATACTATCTTCGGTTACAAGAGAGGTATCGAGAATATCAATAAGATCCCCAAGGCTCAGTTCAATCTTCTCGTATCACCCTGGGTAGGTCTCGGTAACATGAAGAAGATGGAGCGTAAGCTTGGTATCCCTTATCTTCACTATCCTACGCTTCCTATCGGAGCTACCGAGACATCCAAGTTCTTAAGAGCCGTAGGAGAGTTCGCAGGCGTTGACTCCGAGAAGGTCGAAGCCGTGATCAAGGAACACGAGGATTATTACTACTATCTTATCGGAAGATATGCTGATCTGTTCCTCGAGAACCGTGTTATCAACAAGCAGTTCACTGTTGTTGCCGATGCTCAGTATTCGCTAGGTATTACCAAGTTCCTTGTAAATGACTTGGGTCTTGTACCTGCTAAGCAGTTCATAACTGACGACACTCCCAAGAACTACAGAGATAAGATCACCGAGGAATTCAAGAAACTCAACTTCGGTATCGAAGCGGATGTATCTTTCGAGACAGACGGTTATAAGATCCACGAGGAGATCAAGACTCATGATTATCATGGCTATCCTCTTGTTCTCGGCGGATATTACGAGAAGGAGGTAACTGAGGATCTTAAGGGTAATTTCCTTAACGTCTCATGGCCTCATCAGGACAAGGTGGTATTCGACGACTTCTATGTAGGATATACGGGCGGCATAAGACTTATAGAAGATATCTATACAGTAGCTGTACAGAGATTCAACTGA
- a CDS encoding Dinitrogenase iron-molybdenum cofactor encodes MAYKIAVGSSDGKNVDLKFGEVTKFLIYEVGDEVLLSEEREFVPEEKADTACDSSSCDTKGCGGNGGGCKGPGDVADKVELIADCRAVVCKKIGFQAQKQFEKKAISVFDVECEVKEALDKITFYYRRIDNHESLRG; translated from the coding sequence GTGGCATACAAGATAGCAGTGGGATCTTCAGACGGTAAGAATGTTGATCTTAAGTTCGGAGAAGTAACTAAGTTCCTGATATACGAAGTCGGTGACGAAGTGCTCCTTTCGGAAGAAAGAGAATTCGTACCCGAAGAGAAAGCGGACACGGCGTGTGATTCTTCTTCCTGTGATACCAAAGGCTGCGGCGGTAACGGAGGCGGATGCAAAGGCCCCGGTGATGTGGCAGACAAGGTAGAACTAATAGCGGACTGCAGGGCTGTCGTATGTAAGAAGATCGGCTTTCAGGCACAAAAGCAATTCGAGAAGAAGGCTATATCCGTTTTCGATGTTGAGTGTGAAGTAAAGGAAGCACTGGATAAGATCACCTTCTACTACAGAAGGATCGACAACCATGAATCCCTTCGCGGATGA
- a CDS encoding probable phosphoglycerate mutase, translating to MRLIFVRHGEPDYDNDCLTPNGIEQAKITAERLHNENIRAVYSSPMGRALKTASFTAQDHGLEVQPLEFMHEIDWGGRNGEPLEYDGHPWTLSHDLITGSPEYAKGDKWREHHFFKDNICIDYYDKIADASDKFLSVYGLKREGDMYRCVSPSDDTIAIFAHGGSGGALIAHLLSLPLPFVYASMPYGVCSVSIFDFTPLNGDLIVPRIELFNDMTHLGEVRKEKLRFEK from the coding sequence ATGAGACTTATTTTTGTTAGACACGGTGAACCCGATTACGATAATGACTGCCTGACACCTAACGGTATCGAGCAGGCGAAGATAACTGCCGAGAGGCTGCATAATGAAAACATAAGAGCCGTCTATTCTTCTCCCATGGGGAGAGCTTTAAAGACGGCTTCTTTTACTGCTCAAGATCACGGGCTCGAGGTACAGCCGTTGGAATTCATGCACGAGATAGACTGGGGCGGCAGAAACGGTGAGCCGCTCGAATACGATGGCCATCCATGGACCCTCTCGCATGATCTGATAACCGGTTCTCCCGAATATGCCAAGGGCGATAAGTGGAGAGAACATCATTTCTTCAAGGATAATATCTGCATCGACTACTATGATAAGATCGCCGATGCTTCTGATAAGTTTCTGTCAGTCTATGGTCTTAAAAGGGAAGGGGATATGTACCGTTGTGTGAGCCCTTCTGACGATACCATAGCGATATTTGCTCACGGAGGTTCCGGAGGCGCACTGATCGCTCATCTTTTGAGCCTGCCGCTCCCTTTCGTATATGCATCTATGCCCTACGGAGTATGTTCGGTATCTATATTTGATTTCACGCCTTTAAACGGCGACCTGATCGTCCCGAGGATCGAGCTCTTTAACGATATGACTCATTTAGGAGAAGTTCGAAAGGAAAAGCTCAGGTTCGAGAAATAA